A section of the Nitrospiria bacterium genome encodes:
- the tsaE gene encoding tRNA (adenosine(37)-N6)-threonylcarbamoyltransferase complex ATPase subunit type 1 TsaE has product MPDETPIASFTTTSQKETQRLGYLLGELLEGGEVIGLIGDLGAGKTCFVKGLAMGLDISQEEITSPTFTLIHEHTGRQNLAHVDLFRLEKIEAIEALGLVDYFVEDWVTVIEWGERALPFLPSEKMLIRFLIPSSEERTLRVEPMGETYLRLTGRWVGKDQETLKKESDA; this is encoded by the coding sequence ATGCCTGATGAAACCCCGATTGCCAGTTTCACCACCACCAGTCAAAAAGAAACTCAACGGTTGGGCTACCTGTTGGGCGAACTTTTGGAGGGAGGGGAGGTCATTGGTCTGATTGGAGATCTTGGGGCTGGAAAAACCTGTTTTGTAAAAGGTTTGGCCATGGGGTTGGATATTTCTCAGGAAGAAATCACCAGTCCCACCTTTACTCTCATTCATGAACATACGGGGCGCCAAAACCTGGCCCATGTGGATCTTTTCCGTCTTGAGAAGATAGAAGCCATCGAGGCCTTGGGATTGGTGGACTATTTCGTGGAGGACTGGGTGACGGTCATTGAATGGGGTGAGCGTGCCCTTCCCTTCCTCCCTTCGGAGAAAATGCTGATACGGTTTCTAATTCCCTCCAGTGAAGAACGAACACTTCGGGTTGAACCAATGGGGGAGACCTATTTGCGTTTAACGGGCCGTTGGGTGGGGAAGGATCAAGAAACACTGAAGAAGGAGTCCGATGCCTGA
- a CDS encoding uracil-DNA glycosylase, with the protein MPDPPSLQETFRQLVMDAQEFLHYQRDLGIEEVIFENDEHPLNPEDPLKAIREELGDCTRCKLHSTRTQIVFGVGNPDAQLMFVGEGPGYEEDVQGEPFVGKAGQLLTRIIGAMGLKRSDVYIANIVKCRPPNNRNPEPDEISSCEPFLHKQVVAIQPQVVCALGTFAAQTLLKTNLKISQLRGKFHLYEGIKVMATFHPAYLLRNPNEKRKVWDDMQQIMKELGLSVQPGNAG; encoded by the coding sequence ATGCCTGACCCACCTTCCCTCCAAGAAACCTTTCGACAATTGGTCATGGATGCTCAGGAGTTTCTGCATTATCAAAGAGACCTTGGGATTGAAGAAGTCATATTTGAAAATGATGAACATCCCCTCAACCCCGAAGACCCTTTAAAGGCCATTCGTGAAGAGTTGGGGGATTGTACCCGGTGCAAACTTCATTCAACCCGAACCCAGATCGTGTTTGGCGTTGGAAATCCGGATGCACAACTGATGTTTGTGGGAGAAGGGCCTGGGTATGAAGAAGATGTCCAAGGGGAGCCCTTTGTGGGAAAAGCAGGACAGCTCCTCACACGCATCATCGGGGCCATGGGACTCAAGCGGAGTGACGTGTATATCGCCAACATTGTCAAATGCCGGCCTCCCAATAACCGTAATCCCGAACCGGATGAAATCTCCAGCTGTGAACCTTTCCTCCACAAACAGGTTGTGGCTATTCAGCCACAAGTGGTATGTGCGTTGGGAACTTTTGCGGCCCAAACCCTATTAAAAACTAATTTAAAAATTTCACAGCTCAGAGGAAAATTTCACCTCTATGAAGGAATAAAAGTGATGGCGACTTTTCATCCCGCTTATCTTCTTCGCAATCCAAATGAAAAACGAAAGGTATGGGATGATATGCAGCAGATCATGAAAGAATTGGGGTTGTCTGTTCAGCCCGGAAACGCAGGTTAA
- a CDS encoding HIT domain-containing protein: MKKLWAPWRMAYIQQSKPKGCIFCTKPKANQDPKTFILFRSTYSYVMMNVYPYNNSHLLVSPYRHVDRLEKLKDPELLDLVQTTNRSTQALRKAISPEGFNIGVNVGKVAGAGIKSHVHVHIVPRWNGDTNFMPVLAESRVIPQHLTATFKTLLPFFKKNGKKRK; the protein is encoded by the coding sequence GTGAAAAAGCTTTGGGCGCCATGGCGAATGGCCTATATTCAGCAGAGCAAACCCAAGGGGTGCATTTTTTGCACTAAACCAAAGGCAAACCAGGACCCGAAAACTTTTATTCTTTTCCGATCCACTTACTCCTATGTCATGATGAATGTCTATCCCTACAACAATTCCCACCTGCTGGTTTCCCCCTACCGGCATGTTGACCGGCTTGAAAAATTAAAAGACCCAGAACTGTTGGATTTAGTGCAGACCACCAACCGATCCACTCAGGCGCTTCGAAAGGCCATTTCCCCGGAGGGGTTTAATATCGGAGTTAACGTGGGGAAGGTGGCGGGAGCGGGGATCAAATCTCATGTCCATGTTCATATTGTTCCGAGGTGGAACGGGGATACCAACTTTATGCCAGTTTTGGCTGAATCAAGGGTCATTCCTCAGCATCTTACGGCCACCTTTAAAACATTACTTCCTTTTTTTAAAAAAAATGGGAAGAAAAGGAAATGA
- a CDS encoding LapA family protein, protein MMVRFVFVLIFVIVIFTFAIKNLEKTITFHYFFGYESSPFPVYLVILGVFFFGMMMTVILLLPEWVKNRIRIRRHERTLQRLETELNQRHSISKSEKKGESFFDEETQEF, encoded by the coding sequence ATGATGGTTCGTTTTGTTTTCGTTTTAATTTTCGTTATTGTCATATTTACGTTTGCGATCAAAAATCTGGAGAAAACGATCACCTTCCACTATTTCTTTGGTTACGAAAGTTCCCCTTTTCCTGTTTATTTGGTCATTCTTGGGGTATTTTTCTTTGGGATGATGATGACCGTTATTTTACTGTTGCCCGAATGGGTCAAAAATCGCATCCGGATCCGACGCCATGAACGGACACTTCAACGGTTGGAAACGGAGCTCAACCAGCGTCATTCCATCTCTAAATCTGAGAAGAAGGGAGAATCCTTTTTTGATGAAGAGACCCAAGAATTTTAG
- the mutS gene encoding DNA mismatch repair protein MutS, with translation MADTTPLMRQYQEIKDRYQQAILFFRLGDFYEMFSDDAVLASKILGITLTSRDKNKENQIPMCGVPYHSANGYVAKLIRAGQNVAICEQMEDTQTGRGIVRREVVRVVTPGTLLEDDLLNQGENNFLAAIAVGPQAYGLSFLDLSTGYFRLTQFEGPKARFGLENELGRLAPSEVLISETAPPDLKSLIQNFSSGVRVNLRKEIYFGSDQSHRRLLEHFKVHSLDGFGCQGFSFGISAAGSLLQYLQEICLPSLNHIHGLSVYRPDSHMILDSLTQRNLELVRSLMEGKKENALLSVLDFSLTAMGARALRDWVLHPLVDIEEVEKRQGAVEEFVNEMPLRHEVRKALAEISDMERLISRISLELGNARDLVALKTSLKKLPDLYQTLQDAKAPLLRSFLKHWDSLEAVALCIDKAIQESPPVSVKDGGLIRDGFHEGLDELRTVAREGKNWIAQMEREERKRSGIESLKVRYNQVFGYYIEVTKSHLSKVPPDFIRKQTLVNAERFFTPKLKELEGKVLGAEEKIQALELDLFQDIRRKVVQETSRVQAMAQVVAQIDVLSSLGEAANRNHYVKPVVTLERVIDIADGRHPVLEQFISDRGFVPNDTYLDGEGHRLLIITGPNMAGKSTYMRQVALIAIMAQMGSFVPAKSATIGMVDRIFTRVGASDNLVAGQSTFMLEMNETANILHNATPRSLILLDEVGRGTSTFDGLSIAWAVAEHILKAPNLGARTLFATHYHELMDLAVTHSGVQNYNSLVREWNEEIIFLRKIKAGGSDKSYGIQVARLAGLPQGVIQRAKEILENLEKGEIQFQGRLHHQQKNEETLVPQKDLFNEDMDTTFERESFSRLMEAFQQIDVLKMTPLQALNKLDELKKMVQTTVPSEQKEVK, from the coding sequence ATGGCCGACACTACACCTTTGATGCGTCAATACCAGGAAATTAAAGACCGTTATCAACAGGCGATTCTCTTTTTTCGTTTGGGAGATTTCTATGAAATGTTTTCTGATGATGCCGTCCTTGCCTCAAAAATATTGGGAATTACCCTAACCTCTCGAGATAAAAATAAGGAGAACCAAATCCCCATGTGCGGGGTTCCGTACCATTCCGCCAACGGTTATGTGGCCAAACTCATTCGCGCCGGGCAAAACGTGGCCATCTGTGAACAAATGGAGGATACTCAAACCGGCAGGGGGATTGTCCGGCGGGAAGTGGTTCGGGTGGTGACCCCGGGAACCCTCTTGGAAGATGATCTCCTTAATCAAGGAGAAAATAATTTCCTTGCTGCGATTGCGGTTGGTCCCCAAGCTTATGGCCTATCTTTTCTGGATCTTTCAACGGGATATTTTCGGTTAACCCAATTTGAGGGACCCAAAGCCCGGTTCGGTTTGGAAAATGAATTGGGACGATTGGCCCCTTCCGAAGTGTTAATATCGGAAACGGCACCCCCTGATCTTAAATCCCTGATCCAGAATTTTTCATCCGGTGTTCGTGTCAATCTAAGAAAAGAAATTTATTTCGGGTCGGATCAATCCCATCGGCGCCTCTTGGAGCATTTTAAGGTTCATTCCTTGGATGGTTTTGGATGCCAGGGGTTTTCATTTGGAATTTCAGCCGCCGGGTCCCTGTTGCAGTATCTTCAAGAGATTTGTCTTCCCTCCTTGAATCATATACACGGCCTTAGTGTGTACCGCCCCGATTCTCATATGATCTTGGATTCTCTCACCCAGCGCAATTTGGAATTGGTTCGGAGTTTAATGGAGGGAAAAAAAGAAAATGCTCTTCTGAGTGTTTTGGATTTTAGCCTTACCGCCATGGGAGCCAGGGCTTTGAGGGACTGGGTTCTTCATCCTTTGGTGGATATTGAAGAGGTTGAAAAGCGCCAGGGGGCGGTGGAAGAATTTGTAAACGAAATGCCTCTTCGTCATGAGGTGCGAAAGGCTCTCGCTGAGATTTCCGATATGGAACGGTTGATCAGCCGGATCAGTTTGGAATTGGGAAATGCACGTGACCTGGTGGCATTGAAAACGTCTTTAAAGAAACTTCCTGACCTGTATCAAACCCTTCAAGACGCCAAAGCCCCCCTGCTTCGGTCCTTTTTAAAACATTGGGACAGTTTGGAGGCTGTTGCCCTCTGCATTGACAAAGCGATTCAAGAGTCCCCCCCTGTATCCGTCAAAGATGGGGGATTGATTCGGGATGGTTTTCATGAAGGTTTGGATGAATTGCGAACGGTTGCCCGAGAAGGGAAAAATTGGATTGCTCAAATGGAGCGGGAGGAGCGAAAAAGGAGCGGAATTGAATCGTTAAAGGTCCGTTACAATCAGGTTTTTGGGTATTATATCGAAGTGACCAAATCCCATCTTTCTAAAGTGCCCCCCGATTTTATTCGAAAACAGACCCTGGTCAATGCGGAACGATTTTTTACTCCGAAGCTGAAGGAACTTGAGGGAAAGGTTTTGGGTGCAGAGGAGAAGATTCAGGCTTTGGAATTGGACCTCTTTCAGGATATTCGTCGGAAGGTGGTACAAGAAACCTCACGGGTTCAGGCCATGGCCCAGGTGGTGGCCCAAATTGATGTATTGTCTTCTTTGGGGGAAGCGGCCAATCGAAATCACTATGTTAAACCGGTGGTGACCCTGGAAAGGGTCATCGATATAGCCGATGGGCGGCACCCGGTACTTGAGCAATTTATTTCGGACCGGGGTTTTGTTCCCAATGATACCTATTTGGATGGAGAAGGGCATCGCTTGTTGATTATTACGGGGCCCAACATGGCGGGGAAATCCACCTATATGAGGCAGGTTGCGCTGATAGCAATCATGGCCCAGATGGGGAGCTTTGTTCCCGCTAAATCCGCAACCATCGGAATGGTTGACCGGATTTTCACACGGGTGGGTGCCTCGGATAATTTGGTGGCAGGGCAAAGTACTTTTATGTTAGAAATGAACGAAACAGCCAATATTTTGCACAATGCCACCCCGCGAAGCTTGATTCTTCTGGATGAGGTGGGCCGGGGAACCAGCACATTTGATGGGTTGAGTATTGCTTGGGCGGTGGCAGAGCATATTTTAAAGGCCCCGAATTTGGGCGCCCGGACGTTATTTGCAACACACTACCATGAATTGATGGACCTGGCAGTCACCCATTCGGGTGTCCAAAATTACAACAGCTTGGTTCGAGAATGGAACGAGGAGATCATTTTTCTTCGGAAAATCAAAGCCGGGGGATCGGATAAAAGTTACGGCATTCAGGTGGCCCGCTTGGCAGGTCTTCCTCAAGGGGTCATACAGCGGGCCAAAGAAATTTTGGAAAACCTGGAAAAAGGAGAAATTCAATTTCAGGGTAGACTCCATCACCAACAAAAAAACGAGGAAACACTTGTTCCCCAAAAAGACCTTTTTAACGAAGACATGGATACCACCTTTGAAAGAGAATCGTTTTCCCGTTTGATGGAGGCGTTTCAACAAATAGACGTTTTAAAAATGACACCCCTTCAAGCCTTAAATAAATTAGATGAACTTAAAAAAATGGTTCAGACAACGGTACCTTCTGAGCAAAAGGAGGTGAAATGA
- a CDS encoding diguanylate cyclase codes for MIQVAIVGGGKGGTALLNVLHGNPHVTITGVADQNRKAPGIQIAKEFGIYTTTRFEQLFNHQKPHLVIDVTGDNSMRLALKRYANSGVEVIGGLSAQLMWKIIDDRIREKEEAERLLAEYQSLYSLGVKLTASENIGKLYTTIVDYALRLIGCPAGNLALFDEKSGEMYFAAARGFSKAFSRKQKWEVRKGGLTSTILNQKTPLAISDIQKFPNFDNPMMVNEKIRSLIAVTLAAEGKIIGILYVNDFKVRDFSTREVFLLGLLSTIAAMTIEKTRNLENARHLAITDELTELYNHRHFLQQLHLEINRAKRYNRKLTLLMIDIDHFKTYNDHFGHLKGNEVLKKVGSFLRMISREVDIPARYGGEEFAIIMPETQKLKARFLAERLRRTMENHVFEGEKILPGGQLTISLGLATFPSNADNPTDLIEKADRALYLSKERGRNRVSVSRDRVATA; via the coding sequence ATGATTCAGGTGGCCATTGTTGGGGGAGGAAAGGGAGGGACGGCCCTTCTCAATGTACTGCACGGGAACCCCCATGTGACAATAACAGGCGTAGCCGATCAAAACCGAAAAGCCCCAGGGATTCAAATTGCAAAGGAGTTCGGGATCTATACCACCACCCGTTTTGAACAGCTTTTTAACCATCAAAAACCGCATCTGGTCATTGATGTAACTGGGGATAATTCCATGCGGTTGGCTTTAAAACGCTATGCCAATTCGGGGGTGGAGGTCATCGGGGGGCTCAGTGCGCAGTTGATGTGGAAGATCATTGATGATCGGATCCGGGAAAAAGAAGAGGCGGAGCGGTTGCTGGCCGAATATCAATCTCTCTACAGTTTGGGAGTCAAACTGACCGCCAGTGAAAATATCGGGAAATTATATACGACCATAGTGGATTATGCATTGCGGCTTATCGGATGTCCTGCGGGAAATCTAGCCCTTTTTGATGAGAAAAGCGGGGAGATGTATTTCGCCGCGGCAAGGGGATTTAGCAAAGCTTTTTCAAGGAAACAAAAATGGGAGGTCCGAAAAGGAGGGCTTACCAGCACCATTCTGAACCAAAAAACCCCTCTGGCCATCTCAGATATTCAAAAGTTTCCAAATTTTGATAACCCAATGATGGTCAATGAAAAAATTCGATCATTAATTGCGGTGACCCTGGCCGCCGAGGGAAAAATTATCGGCATCCTCTATGTGAACGATTTTAAGGTCCGGGATTTTTCCACCCGGGAGGTCTTCCTTTTGGGGCTGTTGTCTACCATTGCCGCCATGACCATTGAAAAAACCCGAAACCTTGAAAATGCCCGGCATCTGGCGATCACAGATGAATTGACCGAGCTTTACAATCACCGGCATTTTTTGCAGCAGCTTCACTTGGAAATTAACCGTGCCAAGCGGTATAACCGGAAATTAACTCTTCTCATGATCGATATTGATCATTTTAAAACCTATAACGACCATTTCGGGCATTTAAAGGGAAATGAGGTTCTGAAAAAGGTAGGCTCTTTCCTTCGGATGATCAGCCGGGAGGTGGATATTCCTGCGCGGTATGGAGGAGAGGAGTTTGCGATCATTATGCCGGAAACCCAAAAACTCAAGGCCCGGTTCCTTGCCGAGCGTCTTCGCCGGACCATGGAAAATCATGTTTTTGAGGGTGAAAAGATTTTGCCAGGGGGACAACTGACCATCAGTTTAGGTCTGGCCACTTTTCCTTCCAATGCCGATAATCCCACCGATCTGATTGAAAAGGCCGATCGGGCCCTTTATCTTTCTAAAGAAAGAGGAAGAAACCGTGTGAGCGTTTCCCGGGACCGCGTCGCCACCGCCTAG
- a CDS encoding class I SAM-dependent methyltransferase, whose translation MKNVIHTHYTRLAKNYDDFLYYSPDFVRSLTKKMIEKLQLQEDDQMADIGCGTGMYSLDILKQVSLKKPIIGVDPFQGMLDGISKEAPITRICMDALSFSRQPGSYDKILIKETIHHVTEKKEFFLNLYQRLNPNGILLLVHVPPKVQYPLFQTALARCENWHADPDDLERGMKEGGFQVERDILDFPHSIPKEKYFKMVEGCYMSVLTSFEEEEIQEGLKEMEETYKDQSTLKFIDHFDYITGEKV comes from the coding sequence ATGAAAAATGTCATTCACACCCATTACACCCGTTTAGCCAAAAACTACGATGATTTTCTTTACTACTCCCCGGATTTCGTCCGCTCCCTGACTAAAAAAATGATCGAGAAACTCCAGCTTCAGGAGGACGATCAGATGGCCGATATCGGTTGCGGGACGGGCATGTATTCTTTGGATATTCTCAAACAGGTTTCACTTAAAAAACCGATTATCGGCGTGGATCCTTTTCAAGGAATGCTGGACGGGATTTCCAAAGAAGCCCCGATCACACGCATTTGTATGGATGCCCTTTCATTTTCAAGGCAACCCGGAAGCTATGATAAAATTTTAATCAAAGAGACCATTCACCACGTCACAGAAAAAAAAGAGTTTTTCTTAAATCTATACCAGCGGTTGAACCCAAACGGAATCTTATTATTGGTCCACGTCCCCCCGAAAGTGCAATACCCCCTCTTTCAAACAGCCTTGGCCCGATGCGAGAATTGGCATGCGGACCCCGATGATCTCGAAAGAGGCATGAAAGAAGGCGGGTTTCAAGTGGAACGGGATATTCTGGATTTTCCCCATTCCATCCCCAAGGAGAAATATTTCAAAATGGTCGAGGGGTGCTATATGTCCGTGCTCACAAGCTTCGAGGAAGAGGAAATTCAGGAAGGATTGAAAGAGATGGAAGAAACCTATAAGGATCAGTCGACCCTCAAATTTATCGATCATTTTGATTACATCACAGGGGAAAAAGTCTAA
- the ehuA gene encoding ectoine/hydroxyectoine ABC transporter ATP-binding protein EhuA: MRNVCKSFGGLKVLRNLDLEVEAFQKVALIGPSGSGKSTILRTLMAIEKIDTGTIEIEGESLWTMTQNGKEDPVTPAQLRKIRGKMGMVFQQFNLFPHMTVLKNITEAPTHVLHLSSEQAEERALKLLDWVGLSDKITAYPDQLSGGQKQRVAIARALAMRPKIMLFDEVTSALDPELVGEVLNVLRRLAHEREMTMLIVTHEMKFAQDIADRVIFMDEGRIIEEGKPETVFSNPKKERTREFLKNILEH, translated from the coding sequence ATGCGAAATGTATGCAAATCTTTTGGTGGACTGAAAGTGCTCAGGAATCTTGATTTGGAGGTTGAAGCCTTCCAAAAGGTTGCATTGATCGGACCCAGCGGTTCCGGAAAATCTACGATTCTTCGGACTTTAATGGCCATTGAAAAAATTGACACCGGAACCATTGAAATCGAGGGAGAATCCCTCTGGACCATGACTCAAAATGGAAAAGAGGACCCTGTCACCCCCGCCCAATTAAGGAAAATTCGAGGCAAAATGGGAATGGTCTTCCAACAATTTAATCTTTTCCCTCATATGACCGTCCTTAAGAACATTACCGAAGCCCCCACTCATGTCCTTCACCTCTCCTCAGAGCAAGCGGAAGAGAGGGCTTTAAAACTTTTGGATTGGGTAGGACTAAGCGATAAAATAACGGCCTATCCCGACCAGCTTTCCGGTGGCCAAAAGCAACGGGTCGCCATCGCCCGTGCCCTGGCCATGCGACCCAAAATCATGCTTTTTGATGAGGTGACCTCCGCGTTGGACCCCGAATTGGTGGGGGAGGTCTTAAACGTGCTGAGACGACTGGCCCATGAAAGAGAGATGACCATGTTGATTGTCACCCATGAGATGAAATTTGCTCAAGACATTGCCGATCGCGTAATTTTCATGGATGAAGGAAGAATCATCGAAGAGGGAAAACCGGAAACGGTTTTTTCGAATCCCAAAAAAGAACGGACCCGTGAATTCTTAAAAAATATTTTAGAACATTAA
- the ehuD gene encoding ectoine/hydroxyectoine ABC transporter permease subunit EhuD, which produces MSFDWAFAWNILTDFGKAFWVTLQATLLGMTIALLLGLLWAVLRRSPNRLISTSTSGLVEFIRSTPLLVQIYFLFYVAPKFGITLSPFLTGVIALGLHYSSYTAEVYRAGINAVPKGQWEAAISLNLTPFRMWKDIILPQAISPVIPALGNYLVAMFKDTPLLAAITVLELLQTAKLIGAETFRYLEPLTLVGLLFLGISLVSSQLIQKLELRFGTAGQI; this is translated from the coding sequence ATGAGCTTTGATTGGGCTTTCGCGTGGAACATCCTGACGGATTTTGGAAAGGCATTTTGGGTAACCCTTCAGGCTACGTTACTGGGGATGACCATTGCGCTTCTGCTGGGCCTCCTCTGGGCAGTCCTCCGCAGGTCACCCAATCGGCTCATCTCAACATCAACCAGCGGGTTGGTGGAATTTATCCGTTCCACCCCCTTGCTGGTCCAGATCTATTTTCTATTTTACGTGGCCCCTAAATTTGGAATCACCCTCTCACCGTTCCTCACGGGGGTGATCGCCCTGGGACTTCATTACAGTTCTTATACCGCAGAGGTGTATCGCGCAGGCATTAACGCCGTTCCCAAGGGCCAATGGGAAGCCGCTATATCTTTGAACTTAACCCCTTTCCGAATGTGGAAAGATATCATTCTCCCACAAGCCATTTCTCCGGTCATCCCAGCCTTGGGAAACTACCTCGTGGCCATGTTTAAGGACACCCCGCTTCTTGCGGCGATTACGGTGTTGGAACTATTGCAAACCGCCAAACTAATTGGCGCGGAGACCTTCCGCTACTTAGAGCCCCTGACTCTGGTCGGACTTTTATTTTTGGGGATCAGTCTGGTATCTTCACAATTGATTCAAAAACTGGAGCTTCGATTTGGAACAGCCGGACAAATCTAA
- the ehuC gene encoding ectoine/hydroxyectoine ABC transporter permease subunit EhuC: MVPPFDLLPSLLTGLSVTLQLAMGGSILAIFAALVSGLARVSKNKIIRFLASVYVDLFRGTSALVQLFWVFFALPMLGIKLEAMTAGILVLGLNHGAYGAEVVRGAIQAVPREQYEASTALNFTPLQTMFRVILPQSLLAMLPPFGNLLIELLKNTALVSMITLSDLTFQGQILRSATLRSGEVFSLILILYFLLALTITWTIRGIERKLAVGRDYGGIR, from the coding sequence ATGGTCCCACCCTTTGACCTACTCCCCTCTCTTTTAACCGGTTTAAGTGTCACCCTTCAACTGGCCATGGGGGGATCGATATTAGCGATTTTCGCTGCACTGGTTTCCGGCTTGGCGCGTGTATCAAAAAACAAAATCATCCGTTTTTTAGCTTCCGTCTATGTGGACCTGTTTCGGGGGACATCCGCATTGGTTCAACTGTTTTGGGTCTTTTTTGCACTCCCCATGCTGGGAATCAAACTGGAGGCGATGACCGCTGGAATATTGGTGCTCGGCCTCAACCATGGGGCCTACGGGGCAGAGGTGGTTCGGGGGGCTATTCAGGCTGTACCCCGTGAACAATACGAAGCATCAACCGCTTTGAACTTCACCCCTCTTCAAACCATGTTCCGGGTGATCCTTCCCCAGTCCCTTCTGGCCATGCTGCCGCCTTTTGGTAACCTCCTGATCGAACTTTTGAAAAACACCGCATTGGTCTCCATGATCACATTGAGCGACCTGACCTTTCAGGGGCAAATCCTGAGATCCGCCACACTGCGTTCCGGGGAAGTTTTTTCCTTAATCCTGATTTTATATTTTCTTTTGGCCTTAACCATCACATGGACCATCCGGGGAATAGAGCGAAAACTCGCCGTGGGAAGAGACTATGGGGGAATCCGATGA
- the ehuB gene encoding ectoine/hydroxyectoine ABC transporter substrate-binding protein EhuB, with amino-acid sequence MKAGFRTKPFQTNHLTFLFCMGVILASIFLGGCDSSPGERKIEGMPSTLERLRKEGIVHLGYANEAPYAFYDNQKERLTGEAPEIARVVLEHMGIEKIEGVLTEFGSLIPGLNARRFNIIAAGMYITPKRCREITFSNPTYGIGEAFMVKTGNPLKLHSYKDVASNPLARLGVVAGAIELKYALSTNVPHERIFVLPDAPSAVAGIRAGRVDAYAGTSLTIQDLLQKAGDSNLERAMPFKDPVMDGKSVTGFGAFGFHKEDTELVNAFNEQLQAFIGSEEHLKLVEAFGFTKENLPGDQTAEDLCKP; translated from the coding sequence ATGAAAGCGGGTTTCCGAACGAAACCATTCCAAACCAATCATCTCACTTTTCTTTTTTGCATGGGAGTAATACTTGCATCGATTTTTTTGGGTGGTTGTGATTCTTCACCGGGTGAACGGAAAATCGAAGGAATGCCATCCACCCTAGAGCGATTACGGAAAGAAGGCATTGTCCATCTCGGATACGCAAACGAAGCACCTTACGCATTCTACGACAATCAGAAGGAACGCCTCACGGGAGAAGCCCCTGAAATTGCCCGGGTGGTTCTCGAGCATATGGGAATCGAAAAAATTGAAGGTGTCCTTACTGAGTTCGGCTCTCTTATTCCGGGCCTTAACGCAAGGCGCTTTAATATCATTGCCGCGGGAATGTATATTACTCCGAAACGGTGCCGAGAAATCACCTTTTCCAACCCCACTTACGGAATCGGCGAAGCGTTTATGGTGAAAACGGGAAATCCCCTCAAACTTCATAGTTATAAAGATGTTGCTTCTAATCCTCTTGCTCGTTTAGGTGTGGTTGCGGGAGCCATTGAACTGAAATATGCACTTTCAACCAACGTTCCCCACGAAAGGATTTTTGTTTTGCCCGATGCCCCAAGTGCGGTTGCAGGGATTCGAGCCGGACGCGTGGATGCCTATGCGGGAACGAGCCTCACCATACAGGATCTTCTCCAAAAGGCTGGCGATTCGAATCTCGAAAGGGCCATGCCGTTTAAAGATCCTGTGATGGATGGAAAATCAGTCACCGGTTTTGGTGCTTTCGGTTTTCATAAAGAGGATACGGAGCTTGTCAACGCGTTTAATGAACAGCTCCAGGCATTTATCGGCTCCGAAGAGCATCTGAAACTCGTAGAGGCTTTTGGATTCACCAAAGAAAATCTGCCGGGAGATCAAACCGCTGAAGATTTATGTAAACCCTAA